A single genomic interval of Cyanobacteriota bacterium harbors:
- the glnT gene encoding type III glutamate--ammonia ligase, with amino-acid sequence MTVSLSSLARDRNIRYFLISFTDLFGVQRAKLVPADCIDTMAANGAGFAGFAAWLDMTPADPDILAIPDPEQLIQLPWQPELAWMPADLYWIDGRAIEQTPRLVLKRVLKQAEDLGYRVKTGVECEYFLLSATGDDISDGRDRQSKPCYDQQALMRRYEVIREICDSMLVLGWGPYQNDHEDANGQFEMNWTYADALVTADRHAFFKYMVKTIAEKHGFRASFMPKPFAHLTGNGCHTHLSVWDTAGATNLFYDAQGELGLSTLAYQFIAGVLQSAEALCAFTNPTVNSYKRINAPVTMSGATWSPNTISYSGNNRTHMIRIPDAGRFELRLADGSANPYLLPAALIAAGLDGIVNKRDPGQRSDNNSYTDPLPVGTVKQLPANLLDALRCLEADKILTQAMGDTFVASYLKLKHQEWHEYSSHISTWELEHTLDC; translated from the coding sequence ATGACTGTATCTCTCTCTAGCCTTGCCCGCGATCGCAACATCCGATACTTTTTGATTTCCTTTACTGATTTGTTTGGTGTCCAACGGGCCAAGTTAGTGCCCGCCGACTGCATTGATACCATGGCGGCAAATGGCGCTGGGTTTGCAGGGTTTGCGGCTTGGTTAGATATGACCCCAGCAGATCCAGATATTTTGGCGATTCCAGATCCAGAGCAATTGATACAGTTGCCCTGGCAACCGGAGCTAGCTTGGATGCCAGCGGATTTGTATTGGATTGATGGACGAGCGATTGAACAAACGCCGCGATTGGTGCTGAAGCGCGTGCTCAAGCAGGCTGAAGATTTAGGATACCGCGTCAAAACTGGTGTGGAGTGCGAGTATTTTCTGCTATCAGCAACGGGGGATGACATTTCCGATGGCCGCGATCGTCAGAGCAAGCCCTGCTATGACCAACAGGCGTTAATGCGTCGTTATGAGGTGATTCGAGAAATTTGTGACAGCATGTTAGTCCTGGGGTGGGGGCCTTACCAAAATGACCATGAAGATGCCAATGGCCAGTTTGAGATGAACTGGACCTACGCAGATGCACTAGTTACTGCTGATCGTCACGCCTTCTTCAAGTACATGGTGAAGACGATCGCTGAAAAGCACGGCTTCCGCGCCTCCTTTATGCCCAAGCCCTTTGCCCATTTGACAGGGAATGGTTGCCATACTCACCTCTCGGTTTGGGATACAGCAGGTGCAACCAACCTGTTCTACGATGCTCAAGGGGAACTGGGTCTCTCCACCTTGGCATACCAATTTATCGCTGGTGTGTTGCAATCTGCAGAAGCGCTTTGTGCCTTTACCAATCCCACGGTTAACTCTTACAAGCGCATCAATGCCCCAGTCACTATGTCTGGGGCTACATGGTCACCCAATACCATCTCCTACAGTGGCAACAACCGCACCCATATGATTCGCATTCCAGATGCTGGTCGGTTTGAGTTGCGCCTAGCGGATGGCTCTGCTAACCCATACCTATTGCCTGCGGCGCTGATTGCAGCAGGGCTAGATGGCATTGTGAATAAGCGAGATCCTGGGCAGCGATCGGACAATAACTCTTACACAGATCCATTACCCGTAGGTACAGTTAAACAACTGCCTGCTAATCTATTGGACGCACTCCGCTGCTTAGAGGCAGACAAGATTCTTACCCAAGCTATGGGAGATACTTTCGTAGCATCTTACTTGAAGCTTAAGCATCAGGAATGGCATGAATACAGCTCTCACATTTCAACCTGGGAATTGGAGCATACGTTGGATTGCTGA